A portion of the Flavobacterium magnum genome contains these proteins:
- a CDS encoding MATE family efflux transporter — protein sequence MKQKRPLTGTITAIFSVIKKSLKGETIDYTTGSIRLSVILLAIPMMLEMCMESVFALVDLYFVGHLENSSFAVQTVGLTESVLTIVYSLAIGISMAATAVVARRIGEKDPEAAARAGMQAILIAILINVVISGLGVYFGTDILKLMGAGPEAAVQGTPFIRIMIGGSLVIMLLFLINGIFRGAGNAAIAMKSLWIANLSNIILCPIFINGLGPVPAFGLTGAAIATTLGRSIGVTYQLYHLFNGNSALKVALSYFKPSPDIIRSIVKIASPAVLQFVIASCSWIFLAQLVARTGGDHGSAGYQTAMRLMMFFLLPAWGLSNAAATLVGQNLGAKEIARAEESVLKTAKYNVMYMLAVMLVSLLGAGFLVDSFTNDPLVRDYAVEAVRIIACGYVFYGIGMVMINAFNGAGDTWTPTLVNLVGFWLFQIPLAYVLAKHYGMGPRGVFLALPIAETGITIASFILFKRGKWKTVKV from the coding sequence ATGAAACAAAAAAGACCGCTCACAGGGACCATAACCGCTATATTTTCTGTGATAAAAAAATCGCTGAAAGGCGAAACAATTGATTATACGACGGGCAGCATCCGGCTTTCGGTCATCCTTCTCGCCATCCCGATGATGCTTGAAATGTGCATGGAATCGGTATTTGCTCTGGTCGACCTGTATTTTGTAGGGCACCTGGAGAACAGCAGCTTCGCCGTTCAGACCGTTGGACTCACCGAATCGGTACTCACGATTGTCTATTCGCTGGCCATCGGGATCAGCATGGCGGCGACCGCAGTGGTGGCGCGCCGTATCGGAGAGAAGGACCCCGAAGCAGCAGCGCGTGCGGGTATGCAGGCGATACTTATTGCGATCCTTATTAACGTCGTGATCAGCGGGTTGGGCGTGTATTTCGGTACCGATATCCTCAAACTCATGGGCGCAGGTCCTGAAGCCGCCGTACAGGGCACACCGTTCATCCGGATCATGATTGGCGGCAGTCTCGTCATCATGTTACTCTTCCTGATTAACGGAATTTTCCGGGGCGCCGGCAATGCCGCAATTGCGATGAAAAGCCTTTGGATTGCTAACCTGAGTAACATTATCCTTTGCCCGATATTCATCAATGGGCTGGGGCCTGTCCCGGCATTCGGACTTACAGGCGCCGCAATAGCCACTACGCTGGGCCGCAGCATTGGGGTGACCTATCAGCTCTATCACCTGTTTAACGGCAACAGTGCGCTTAAGGTGGCGCTGTCGTACTTCAAACCCAGTCCCGACATTATCCGTTCAATTGTGAAGATTGCCTCGCCTGCCGTATTGCAATTTGTCATCGCCTCGTGCAGCTGGATTTTCCTAGCGCAACTTGTGGCGAGGACCGGCGGCGACCATGGTTCTGCCGGATACCAGACCGCCATGCGGTTGATGATGTTTTTCCTGCTGCCGGCCTGGGGCCTCAGCAACGCGGCGGCGACGCTGGTAGGACAGAACCTCGGAGCCAAAGAGATTGCACGCGCGGAAGAATCCGTATTGAAGACGGCGAAGTACAATGTGATGTATATGCTGGCAGTGATGCTGGTCTCGCTGCTGGGCGCCGGATTCCTTGTTGATTCCTTTACAAATGATCCGCTGGTACGGGACTATGCTGTCGAGGCAGTGCGCATCATTGCCTGTGGTTATGTCTTTTATGGCATCGGTATGGTGATGATCAATGCGTTTAACGGCGCCGGCGACACCTGGACCCCTACATTAGTCAACTTAGTGGGATTCTGGTTGTTCCAGATTCCGCTCGCCTATGTGCTGGCAAAGCACTACGGGATGGGGCCGCGCGGCGTGTTTTTGGCGTTGCCCATTGCCGAGACAGGCATTACAATAGCGAGTTTTATCCTGTTTAAGCGGGGGAAATGGAAAACTGTAAAGGTGTAG